Proteins encoded in a region of the Neodiprion lecontei isolate iyNeoLeco1 chromosome 5, iyNeoLeco1.1, whole genome shotgun sequence genome:
- the LOC107221911 gene encoding procathepsin L has translation MRIMKLSNCGLFFIVSIVFSIAKTGNGTGLPKEVSEKLDDYWEKYKLSYKKNYSTTKEAMRRLAWEENLIKIYEHNLLAAAGHHSYTLRDNHFADLSTPEYILKMVKLVRSRRRRLSENDELVNSIRQSGRQIPPSLDWRERGFETAAENQEDCGSCYAYSVATSIQGQIFKETGMLIPLSTQQIIDCSTSVGNLGCSGGSLRNTLRYLEKAKGLMPEKNYPYTAQQGYCKFVRDDSVVNITAWAILPARDEHAMEYAVATIGPIAASINASPKTFQLYHRGVYDDPGCSSDVVNHAMLLVGYTPTYWILKNWWGDNWGDNGYMKLARHKNRCGVANYAAYAKV, from the exons ATGCGTATAATGAAGTTATCAAATTGtggcttattttttatcgtctcGATTGTTTTCAGCATCGCGAAAACCGGAAATGGAACCGGTTTGCCAAAAGAAGTGTCTGAAAAGCTCGACGATTATTGGGAGAAATACAAA TTGTCTTACAAAAAGAATTACTCAACGACCAAGGAAGCCATGCGAAGACTCGCTTGGGAAGAGAATCTGATAAAAATCTACGAACATAACCTCCTAGCAGCAGCTGGTCACCACAGTTACACCTTGCGTGACAACCACTTTGCCGACCTCAGCACACCGGAGTATATATTGAAAATG GTGAAGCTTGTTCGTAGCAGAAGACGCCGTTTATCCGAAAACGACGAACTGGTGAATTCGATCAGGCAAAGCGGACGACAAATTCCCCCGAGTCTCGATTGGCGGGAAAGGGGATTCGAAACGGCAGCGGAAAATCAAGAGGACTGCGGAAGCTGCTACGCGTATTCCGTTGCGACTAGCATCCAGGGTCAAATATTCAAGGAAACGGGAATGCTGATACCCCTAAGTACGCAGCAGATTATAGACTGCAGCACTTCCGTCGGGAACCTTGGCTGCTCGGGCGGTTCCCTGAGGAACACGTTGAGGTACTTGGAGAAAGCCAAGGGTCTCATGCCGGAGAAAAACTATCCCTATACCGCGCAG CAAGGATATTGCAAATTCGTAAGAGACGACAGCGTGGTGAACATCACGGCCTGGGCGATACTTCCGGCTCGTGATGAGCACGCGATGGAATACGCGGTGGCAACTATCGGGCCGATAGCAGCTTCCATTAACGCGAGTCCGAAAACCTTTCAGCTCTACCA CCGAGGAGTTTACGACGACCCGGGATGCAGTTCGGACGTGGTTAACCACGCGATGCTGTTGGTCGGTTACACGCCCACTTATTGGATACTGAAAAACTGGTGGGGTGACAATTGGGGCGATAATGGATACATGAAACTTGCCAGGCACAAAAATCGTTGCGGAGTAGCAAACTACGCTGCCTACGCCAAAGTGTGA